Proteins encoded together in one Schumannella luteola window:
- a CDS encoding PLP-dependent aminotransferase family protein: MDVHISLPPRGERTTAIHRQLAAAIVDGVLAPGARLPATRELAAELSVARTTVSAAYDRLLAEGLIEARVGAGTFVADLRGGAGAAGASASEHRDAPRRPRSPVSPRSAARPHRGAGAASAPPALHPVPLIAELAAADDGLAPDPAPERIRWDFAGGSPDPTLFPHADWRRLVTHHLRPTSPYPGGYGDPTGLPELRAAIARHVRLSRAVAADPDDVHVTLGAQHGLGLVARALLRPGDAVAVEEPGYPPVRAIFASLGVRVEHVPVDAEGLRVDLLPPRARLVYATPSHQFPLGMPMSTPRRLALLDWAERHGAAVVEDDYDSEFRYGTRPLDSLHSLDRAGRVIHLATFSKSLAPGLRLGFVVAPPGLRDALRFLQRTERMSADPVPQAALAELLDTGVFAARTRRSRRIYAERHRVLTAELVERMPNALHVIPSHAGLHLTAYLDAASPRSAPRLAELAAAAGIRVTALDPFYAGAPTANGLLLGFGRIPAADIPAGVASLARVTR; the protein is encoded by the coding sequence GTGGATGTGCACATCTCGCTCCCGCCCCGCGGCGAGCGCACCACCGCGATCCATCGCCAGCTGGCCGCCGCGATCGTCGACGGCGTGCTCGCACCGGGCGCGCGGCTGCCGGCGACGCGTGAGCTGGCCGCCGAGCTGAGCGTCGCCCGCACCACGGTCAGCGCCGCCTACGATCGGCTGCTCGCCGAAGGGCTGATCGAGGCGCGCGTGGGCGCGGGCACCTTCGTCGCCGATCTGCGCGGGGGAGCGGGAGCCGCCGGAGCCTCCGCATCGGAGCACAGGGATGCGCCGCGGCGCCCACGCAGTCCGGTCAGCCCGCGCAGTGCCGCTCGTCCCCACCGCGGCGCCGGAGCTGCATCCGCTCCTCCTGCGCTGCACCCCGTCCCGCTCATCGCCGAGCTCGCCGCGGCCGACGACGGACTCGCTCCCGACCCGGCGCCCGAGCGCATCCGCTGGGATTTCGCCGGCGGCAGCCCCGACCCGACGCTCTTCCCGCACGCCGACTGGCGCCGCCTCGTCACCCATCACCTGCGCCCGACCTCGCCGTATCCCGGCGGCTACGGCGACCCGACCGGCCTGCCCGAGCTGCGCGCCGCGATCGCCCGGCATGTGCGCCTCTCGCGCGCGGTCGCCGCAGACCCCGACGACGTGCACGTCACGCTCGGCGCGCAGCACGGCCTGGGCCTCGTCGCGCGCGCCCTGCTGCGCCCGGGCGACGCCGTCGCCGTCGAAGAGCCGGGCTACCCGCCGGTGCGCGCGATCTTCGCCAGCCTCGGCGTGCGCGTCGAGCACGTGCCGGTGGATGCCGAGGGCCTGCGCGTCGACCTGCTGCCGCCCCGCGCACGGCTGGTCTACGCGACGCCCTCGCACCAGTTCCCGCTCGGCATGCCGATGTCGACCCCGCGCCGACTGGCCCTGCTCGACTGGGCCGAACGGCACGGCGCGGCGGTCGTGGAGGACGACTACGACAGCGAGTTCCGGTACGGCACCCGGCCACTCGACTCGCTGCACAGCCTCGACCGCGCCGGCCGCGTCATCCACCTCGCGACCTTCTCGAAGTCGCTCGCGCCGGGGCTGCGGCTCGGCTTCGTCGTCGCCCCGCCCGGCCTCCGCGACGCCCTGCGCTTCCTGCAGCGCACCGAGCGGATGAGCGCGGATCCGGTTCCGCAGGCGGCTCTCGCCGAGCTGCTCGACACGGGCGTCTTCGCCGCGCGGACTCGACGCTCGCGGCGGATCTACGCCGAACGGCACCGCGTGCTGACCGCCGAGCTGGTCGAGCGGATGCCCAACGCTCTGCACGTCATCCCGAGCCACGCAGGTCTGCACCTCACCGCGTACCTGGATGCCGCCTCGCCGCGCTCAGCACCGCGCCTGGCCGAGCTCGCGGCGGCCGCGGGCATCCGCGTCACCGCCCTCGACCCGTTCTACGCCGGCGCTCCGACCGCGAACGGTCTGCTGCTGGGCTTCGGCCGCATCCCCGCCGCCGACATCCCGGCGGGCGTCGCCTCCCTCGCCCGCGTCACCCGCTGA
- a CDS encoding carboxymuconolactone decarboxylase family protein, with amino-acid sequence MSRIQINKTSGTGYSKVIALDGYVSESLDPALKDLIFLRVSQLNGCNYCVDAHAVDLLGDGVPQRKVLAVAAWHHSEFFTPRERVALEFAEALTRLTSAGVPDELWARAGDTFGEKELGDLVLAVGLINLWNRIGVAALLQPEAPLEASPER; translated from the coding sequence ATGTCACGCATCCAGATCAACAAGACCAGCGGCACCGGCTACAGCAAGGTGATCGCGCTCGACGGCTACGTCAGCGAGTCGCTCGACCCCGCGCTGAAGGACCTGATCTTCCTGCGGGTGTCGCAGCTCAACGGCTGCAACTACTGCGTCGACGCGCACGCCGTCGATCTGCTCGGCGACGGGGTTCCGCAGCGCAAGGTGCTCGCCGTCGCCGCCTGGCACCACTCCGAGTTCTTCACCCCGCGCGAGCGTGTCGCCCTCGAGTTCGCCGAGGCGCTGACCCGCCTGACGAGCGCCGGCGTGCCCGACGAACTGTGGGCGCGCGCCGGCGACACCTTCGGCGAGAAGGAGCTCGGCGACCTCGTGCTGGCCGTCGGCCTGATCAACCTGTGGAACCGCATCGGCGTCGCCGCCCTGCTGCAGCCCGAGGCGCCGCTCGAGGCGTCGCCCGAGCGCTGA